The stretch of DNA GATGGCGAGGGCCATCAACGCCTCGCCGGATCTGGACTTCCTGTACAGCGACGAAGACAAACTCGACGAAACCGGCGCGCGGTGCGACCCCTATTTCAAGCCCGACTGGTCGCCCGAACACTTCCTCAACTTCATGTACACGAACCACCTGATGGTGCTGCGGCGCTCGGTGGTGGAGCAGGCCGGCAGGTTTCGTGTGGGATACGAAGGGTCGCAGGATTTTGATCTGGCGCTGCGCGTGATCACACACAGCTCCCGGGTGGGGCATGTGCCGCACGTGTTGTACCACTGGAGGAAAATCGCGGCGTCCACCGCAGCCGACGCCGGCGCCAAACCCTGGGCACTCGACGCTGCGCGCCGTGCCCTCAAGGAACATATCGCCCGCACCGAACCCGACAGCCAGGTGCTCGACTCCTACGCGCCGGGCCTGTTCCGCGTGAAGCGCCCCATTCGCGGCAACCCGCTTGTGTCGCTCGTGGTCACCACCGACGACCGCAGCCGCAACCTCAACGGCCGGATGGTCGCCCTGCTCCCGCACCTGCTGCAAAGCATCCTGCAAAAGACCAAATACTCAAACTACGAGATCGTCGTCATCGACAACGGACAGCTGTCGGACGCCACGCGCGACGTGCTCGCGGACATCCCGCACCGGCGGGTGTCCTACACGATTGAGGGCGCGTTCAACTTCGCGCACAAGCTCAACTTCTCCATGCGCCACGCGCGGGGCGAACACGCGGTCATCCTCAACGACGACATCGAAGTCATCTCGTCCGAATGGTTGTCAGCCATGCTCGAGTACTCGCAGGATCCGGCGATTGGCGCCGTCGGCGCGCGGCTGCTCTATCCCGACGGGCGGCTGCAGCACATCGGTATGGTGCTCGGCGTGTGCGGCGTGGCCGCGCACGCGTTCCATCAGGCGCCGGGCCACAGTTCCGGCTATGCGGGCTCCGCACTGGGCCCGCGCAACTACTCCGCCGTCACCGGCGCATGTTTGATGACCCGCAAGGCGGTGTTCGATGAGGTGGGCGGGTTCAACGAACAACTCGCGATTGACTTCAACGACGTGGACTATTGCCTGCGCCTCCGCCGCGCCGGCTACCGCATCGTCTATACGCCGCACGCGGAGTTGTATCACCTGGAGTCGGGCAGCATTTCCGATCGCACATGGAACCCGGCCGAAACGCGCCTGATGGAGGCCACGTGGGCCGACGTCATCGCGCGCGATCCGTACTACAACCCGAACCTCACGCGCGCGTTCCCTGACTATCGATTGCCGGGGTGAGGCAGATCTTTCCGGAAAGTGCTTTTCACCATGAAGAGCATGAAGATCCATGAAGAGCGCAGGGTTGGGGGCCCGGCTACGCCGGGGCCGCACGATCGAAGGGAAGCCACAAACGAACGTAGGTCGTGGTGGTCCCCTACGCTCGTTTGTGGCTTCCCTTCGATCGCGCGTGCCGCCGAAGGCGGCACCCAACCCGGCGCCTTTCTGACACCCCCGTGAATTCCTTCATGGAACTTCATGGAGCTTCATGGTGAAGCTTCTTTAGCGCACCGAAACGACGGTGGCGCGCGAGGCTTCCCAGCGCGCGGTGCGCTGGTTCCAGACGTAGGCCGTCACTTCGTAGCGGCCGGGCGTCAGCGTGGCCGTGAACTCGAACCCGGCGTGGCTGAAGCGCGCGCCGGCCGTGCGTGCGGCGTCGGGACGCTGCACGCCGAGGGTGGCCTCGCCCAGGAAGACCGGCGACGAGGGAGCGTCATCGCCGAGGCGGCGCGCCCACACGTGCACGGCGTCCACGCCGGCGCCGATGGCGCTGCCCGGATCCACCGCCCAGCCGCTGATCGTGACACCGCGGCCCGTCCACCCGCCCGTGGATGGCGCATCCAGGTGCATGCGCACCTCAGACTCGCCTTCCTTCGGCGTGCGCGACTCAATGGTCACGAGCACGTCGATCCGTTCGTCGCCGCGCAGGAAGACCAGCGCATAGTTACCGACCAGGCCCGGCCCAGGCGCCCAGGTGAAGTTTGCGCCCTGCAGGCTCGACCCTGGAGGCAACGCCCGGAGCGTGCCGTTGGCAGAGAGGTACGCCCGATCCACCGGCGCGCCCAGCCACAGGTCCAGCCGGCCCATCTCGGGCAACAGCACGCGGCGTTCACCGGCGCTGTCGAGCGGCATCGCCTGCCAGGCCTGTCGCGGGTCAAATCCGGTGCGGCCCCACACGGCCTCGGTGCCGACCGGCGTCGAATCGAGGTCGGTGGCCATCATGCGCGCCGACGTATCCTCGGCGCCGGCAAACGTGAGTGACGACGAGAGGGGCGCGCCGTTGGAGACGGTGAAGAAGCGCGAGCCCACACCTTCGCTGCGGCCGGCCGAGTCCACCACCGACCAGCTGATGGTGTGGAGTCCGTTCGTCAGAGTGTTGGTGTTGAGCACATACGAGCCGATGGCACCGCGCTGCACATCGAGGTTGCGGAAGCGCGTCGGGTTCGACGTGCGCGTGGTGTTCAGCGGCTGCGGCGTCGTGTTGCCAAAGAGATTGGCAATGTCGTCGTTGCAGTAGAGCCCGGCGGGCACGGGATTGCCCACGCTGCCGCGGCACTGGTTGAAGGTCACGGGGCCTTTGAGGAGGCCGTCGACGTAGACGTTCACCGTGGACCCGTTGATCGGAATCTGGATGTCGCCACCATCGTTGATCAGGTTGGTGTCTGGCGTCAGCGCCCAGCCGAAGACGGCGTAGACGCCGCCGATGGTCTGGCCCTGTGCCGGCGTGTCGAGCATGCCGAAGGGTTTGGCAATCGTGTCGTTGGCCAGCGTGATACTGGTCGGCGTGTTGAACGCCGGGTCACTCGGCACGAACGAACGGCCCAGCAGCTTCTTGTTGCCGCTGTTATCCGTGGCCACGGCATACAGCGTCAGCGCCCCCTGGCCACCGAGCATGAGCTGCGACGGCACGTGCGGCAGCATGTTCGTCAGCACCTGCACACCCCAACCCGCGCGATTCGCGTTGGGATAGAACGGGAAAGCGGCTTCCACGTCAGGGCGCGCGCCCTGCAGGAAGACGGCCTGCCCCACAAGCACCACGTTGTTGCCCAGCACCAGTTGGCAATTGCCCTGCGGTTCAAACGCGAGGCAGTTCCGATACACGGTCACGCTCGACACCAGCGTGTCGTCAAGCGCCCATCCTGTGATGGCGATGGCGCCCTGCACGCCAGTGGCGCTTTGCGCCGGTGAATCCACCTGGCCAAACGGATCGGCCGGCGCCGGGCCCGCGGCCACGGCCAGACTGACCGGCAGCGTTGCCGGCGAATTCACGGCACCTGGCGCAGTCACGACGATGCTGCCGCTCAGCGAAGTCTGCGAACCGATGACGTCGGACGGATTGATGACGGTGACCGAGAACTGGCCGTTCCCCGTGCCCGACCCACCGGTGACCTGCAGCCACGGCACCGTACTCGCCGCGGTCCACGCGAAGGGCGTGCCCGTGAACGTGACCGGCACCACCTGCGGCAGGAAACCACCGATGGTGGCACCGGACTTGACGATGGTGAACGCGAGGTTCGTGGGAAGGGCGACGCCGTTGGCGGTACCGCCGCCAAAGATGGGCCCGGGCGTGTCGGAGGCACTCAGGCTGATGCGCTGGACGTAGTTCGCGGCGTAGTTGACCGCCATCGAGATGCCGAACTGGCCACCCTCACCCACCGCCATGTCGGGACTGTACGTACCCGTCGTCGCGGCCGGCGTGGACAGCTGAGTGAACGGCCCGAGTTGCACCGCGCCCATGGCGTCAAGCACGGCGCCGTCAAAGTTCGGGCACGTGTCATTCGGACACCCGCCACTGCTCTGAAAGGCCATCAACACCCGGCGCGAAATCGCG from Acidobacteriota bacterium encodes:
- a CDS encoding glycosyltransferase family 2 protein — protein: MSLPPDQDPLAALQATRQELRRAGRRATEALDEAQQVRQRQFDALEELRDSPERRLWLRGRRTLLAPVRALRHPLRALRGAGHRVLTASRLHRLGPLAEHAAWTSVPLRAHPPAQQHTDQPSLSDALRWMGPVDVRGVRRHALLAHPTSTITWRLPVSRPATLVVSCALVPEVATQNRHGVVFSVAVRVPGGTTPLTTELLVRPSVYGADQYWRSLRIDIPGSAEGETEISVTTSLPEHGAPDFAWALVGEPRLLWRRSPSEIASRVKGLLRRDGLRGLVARARQAGPAEIQADYRRWVADHTLTNDDLARLTAEGEAFAQHPTFSIITPVYNTETRWLRACIDSVLAQVYPHWQLCLVDDASTSAETVRVLEEYSTRDPRITVVRLAENGHISRASNAGLDVATGTFVALLDHDDTLSPDALLEMARAINASPDLDFLYSDEDKLDETGARCDPYFKPDWSPEHFLNFMYTNHLMVLRRSVVEQAGRFRVGYEGSQDFDLALRVITHSSRVGHVPHVLYHWRKIAASTAADAGAKPWALDAARRALKEHIARTEPDSQVLDSYAPGLFRVKRPIRGNPLVSLVVTTDDRSRNLNGRMVALLPHLLQSILQKTKYSNYEIVVIDNGQLSDATRDVLADIPHRRVSYTIEGAFNFAHKLNFSMRHARGEHAVILNDDIEVISSEWLSAMLEYSQDPAIGAVGARLLYPDGRLQHIGMVLGVCGVAAHAFHQAPGHSSGYAGSALGPRNYSAVTGACLMTRKAVFDEVGGFNEQLAIDFNDVDYCLRLRRAGYRIVYTPHAELYHLESGSISDRTWNPAETRLMEATWADVIARDPYYNPNLTRAFPDYRLPG